A stretch of Halocalculus aciditolerans DNA encodes these proteins:
- a CDS encoding bactofilin family protein translates to MTQLPARSRAVALLLAALLLCTAATGTATAASRADGTVVVGPNETITDGLSAAGGTIEIYGTVRGDVQAAGGSVVVADGATVTGDVQATGGDVTIAGSVGGNVDIASGSATVARNATVAGNLSVAAGSAVVAGTVDGDAAVGADTITLASTARVGGDFVYDGTLTRETGSEVAGDVREDPSLGDAGMGSGFSLPSWLGTAYGFLVNLLVGAVLLAAFPRFSRDVADRVAGTPLRAAGVGLLALVATPILLFVVAITVVGLPLALAGVLVYALGLWVAAVYGQYALGAWLLSYTDRTNRYLALLVGALLLALLQFVPVLDAVVGFALLVLALGALASALYARYRAAGELASA, encoded by the coding sequence ATGACGCAGCTTCCAGCCCGCTCCCGAGCGGTCGCGCTCCTCCTCGCCGCCCTCCTCCTCTGCACCGCCGCCACGGGGACGGCGACGGCCGCGAGTCGCGCCGACGGCACGGTCGTCGTCGGCCCGAACGAGACGATTACCGACGGCCTGAGCGCCGCCGGCGGCACCATCGAAATCTACGGCACCGTGCGGGGCGACGTGCAGGCCGCCGGCGGTTCCGTCGTCGTCGCCGACGGCGCGACCGTCACCGGCGACGTGCAGGCGACCGGCGGCGACGTCACCATCGCCGGATCCGTCGGCGGGAACGTCGACATCGCGAGCGGGAGCGCGACCGTCGCGCGGAACGCCACGGTCGCCGGGAACCTCAGCGTCGCCGCGGGGAGCGCCGTCGTCGCCGGAACCGTCGACGGCGACGCCGCCGTCGGCGCGGACACCATCACGCTCGCGTCCACGGCGCGCGTCGGCGGCGACTTCGTCTACGACGGCACCCTCACCCGCGAAACCGGCAGCGAGGTCGCCGGCGACGTCCGCGAAGACCCGAGCCTCGGCGACGCCGGCATGGGGTCGGGTTTCTCCCTCCCGTCGTGGCTCGGCACCGCCTACGGCTTCCTCGTGAACCTCCTCGTCGGCGCGGTCCTCCTCGCCGCCTTCCCGCGATTCTCCCGCGACGTCGCCGACCGCGTCGCCGGCACGCCGCTCCGCGCCGCCGGCGTCGGCCTCCTCGCCCTCGTCGCGACGCCGATACTCCTCTTCGTCGTCGCCATCACCGTCGTCGGCCTGCCGCTCGCGCTCGCCGGCGTCCTCGTCTACGCCCTCGGCCTCTGGGTCGCCGCCGTCTACGGCCAGTACGCCCTCGGCGCGTGGCTCCTCTCCTACACCGACCGGACGAACCGCTACCTCGCGCTCCTCGTCGGCGCGCTCCTCCTCGCTCTCCTCCAGTTCGTCCCCGTGCTCGACGCCGTCGTCGGGTTCGCCCTCCTCGTCCTCGCGCTCGGCGCGCTCGCGTCCGCCCTCTACGCCCGCTACCGCGCCGCCGGCGAACTCGCGAGCGCGTGA
- the samp2 gene encoding ubiquitin-like small modifier protein SAMP2: MQVTVEVVGGDTHEFDAEGATYADLLAELDYSPHEVAVLVDGTPVPEDQAVDADHVQVVRLIRGGS; encoded by the coding sequence ATGCAGGTGACGGTCGAAGTAGTCGGCGGCGACACCCACGAGTTCGACGCCGAAGGCGCGACGTACGCCGACCTCCTCGCGGAACTCGACTACAGCCCCCACGAGGTCGCCGTGCTCGTCGACGGCACGCCCGTCCCCGAAGACCAGGCGGTCGACGCCGACCACGTCCAAGTCGTCCGCCTCATCCGCGGCGGCTCCTAG
- a CDS encoding GNAT family N-acetyltransferase, producing the protein MALTVRAAAPDDALDVLRVLDAAMLETTAETVERRISEGTVFVAEADERVVGALVAVPRDVGGHVEAVAVRRRRRDQGVGSALVDAAHDRWTPLTAEFDPHVRPFYESLGFEVEANGDRYRGRLD; encoded by the coding sequence ATGGCTCTCACCGTTCGCGCCGCCGCGCCCGACGACGCCCTCGACGTGCTCCGCGTGCTCGACGCCGCGATGCTCGAAACCACCGCGGAAACCGTCGAACGCCGCATCTCCGAAGGAACGGTCTTCGTCGCCGAAGCCGACGAGCGCGTCGTCGGCGCGCTCGTCGCCGTCCCCCGCGACGTCGGCGGCCACGTCGAAGCCGTCGCCGTCCGCCGCCGCCGCCGCGACCAGGGCGTCGGCTCCGCGCTCGTCGACGCCGCACACGACCGCTGGACGCCGCTCACCGCCGAGTTCGACCCGCACGTCCGCCCCTTCTACGAATCGCTCGGCTTCGAGGTCGAAGCGAACGGCGACCGCTACCGCGGCCGACTCGACTGA
- a CDS encoding phosphoglucomutase/phosphomannomutase family protein, with translation MDEIAFGTDGWRATLDVFTTPRLRMVAQAVADYLAEEGRDGEPVAVGYDARESSRGFAEAVADVLAENGHDVLLPPRDTPTPLVAYGIVDRDLAGAVVITASHNPPEYNGVKFIPSDGAPALPEVTEAVEANLREPVEADGERGSIEEVDFAEPHFEHAIERLDPDLEGVTVVYDAMHGSGRGVTDVLLERAGADVIRQRCETDPEFGGTPPEPSRDNLQGLALAVDEHDADLGVANDGDADRVAVVTPERGHLDENVFFAAVYDYLLESDAGPAVRTVSTTFLVDRIAEAHGEEVVETPVGFKWVAAAMGERDALMGGEESGGFSIRGHIREKDGVLMGLLAATVESEEPLDDRADRLRETFGDFVQDKVSIDCPDDRKDAVVRELADRLPDDVAGKRVERVNDADGFKVLLEDGSWLLVRPSGTEPKMRVYAEAGSDERVAELLDAGRDLVAPLV, from the coding sequence ATGGACGAAATCGCGTTCGGGACGGACGGTTGGCGGGCGACGCTGGACGTGTTCACGACGCCGCGGCTGCGGATGGTGGCGCAGGCGGTCGCGGACTATCTCGCCGAGGAAGGCCGCGACGGCGAGCCGGTGGCGGTGGGGTACGACGCGCGTGAGTCGAGTCGCGGGTTCGCGGAGGCCGTCGCGGACGTGCTCGCAGAGAACGGCCACGACGTCCTCCTGCCGCCGCGGGACACGCCGACGCCGCTCGTCGCGTACGGCATCGTGGACCGCGACCTCGCCGGCGCGGTCGTCATCACGGCGAGCCACAACCCGCCGGAGTACAACGGCGTGAAGTTCATCCCGAGCGACGGCGCGCCCGCGCTCCCCGAGGTGACGGAAGCCGTCGAGGCGAACCTCCGCGAGCCCGTCGAGGCCGACGGCGAGCGCGGCAGCATCGAGGAAGTGGATTTCGCGGAGCCCCACTTCGAACACGCCATCGAGCGCCTCGACCCCGACCTGGAGGGGGTGACGGTGGTGTACGACGCGATGCACGGGAGCGGGCGCGGCGTCACGGACGTCCTCCTCGAACGCGCCGGCGCGGACGTGATTCGCCAGCGCTGCGAGACCGACCCCGAGTTCGGCGGGACGCCGCCGGAGCCGAGCCGGGACAACCTCCAGGGGCTCGCGCTGGCGGTGGACGAACACGACGCGGACCTCGGCGTGGCGAACGACGGCGACGCGGACCGCGTGGCGGTCGTCACGCCGGAGCGCGGCCACCTCGACGAGAACGTCTTCTTCGCCGCCGTCTACGACTACCTCCTCGAATCGGATGCGGGACCGGCGGTCCGCACCGTCTCGACGACGTTCCTCGTCGACCGCATCGCGGAGGCGCACGGCGAGGAGGTCGTCGAGACGCCGGTCGGATTCAAGTGGGTGGCGGCGGCGATGGGCGAACGCGACGCCCTGATGGGCGGCGAGGAGTCGGGCGGGTTCAGTATTCGGGGGCACATCCGGGAGAAGGACGGCGTGCTCATGGGGCTCCTCGCGGCGACCGTCGAGAGCGAGGAGCCGCTCGACGACCGCGCCGACCGCCTCCGCGAGACGTTCGGCGACTTCGTCCAGGACAAGGTGAGTATCGACTGCCCGGACGACCGGAAGGACGCCGTCGTCCGCGAACTCGCCGACCGGCTCCCCGACGACGTCGCCGGGAAGCGCGTGGAGCGCGTGAACGACGCCGACGGCTTCAAAGTCCTTCTGGAGGACGGGTCGTGGCTGCTCGTCCGCCCCTCCGGAACGGAGCCGAAGATGCGCGTCTACGCGGAAGCCGGGAGCGACGAGCGCGTCGCGGAACTCCTCGACGCGGGCCGTGACCTCGTCGCGCCGCTCGTCTGA
- a CDS encoding GIY-YIG nuclease family protein encodes MAHYVYVLVCADDTYYTGYTTDVERRVAEHDAGEGAKYTRGRTPVELVHVESYESKSAAMSREYAIKQLSRAEKAALVDDER; translated from the coding sequence GTGGCCCACTACGTCTACGTCCTCGTCTGCGCCGACGACACCTACTACACCGGCTACACGACGGACGTCGAGCGGCGCGTCGCCGAACACGACGCCGGCGAGGGCGCGAAGTACACTCGCGGGCGGACGCCCGTCGAGCTCGTGCACGTCGAGTCCTACGAGTCGAAGTCGGCGGCGATGAGCCGCGAGTACGCCATCAAACAGCTCTCGCGCGCGGAGAAAGCGGCGCTCGTCGACGACGAGCGGTAG